CCTGACATACCGGCGGCGAAGTTGCGTCCGGTGCGGCCGAGGATGACAACGCGGCCGTCGGTCATGTATTCGCAGCCGTGGTCGCCAACGCCTTCGACGACGGCGCGGGCTCCGGAGTTGCGGACGGCGAAGCGTTCGGCGACGACGCCACGGAGGTAGACCTCTCCGCCAGTGGCACCATAGAGGCACACGTTACCGGCGATGATGTTGTGTTCGGGCTCGAAGGTGGCATCTTCGCCGGGGGTGATGATGATTTTGCCGCCGGAGAGGCCTTTGCCGACATAGTCGTTGGCGTCGCCGAGGAGTCGGATCGTGACACCTCGGGCGAGGAAGGCGCCGAGGGATTGGCCGGCGTGGCCCTGAAGGTTGATGCGGATGGTGTCATCGGGGAGCCCGATTTCGCCGTGGGCTTTGGAGACCTCATGGGAGAGCATGGTGCCGACGGCGCGGTCGGTGTTGCGGACTGGGAGGTGGGTCTCGACAGGCTCACGATTGATGAGGGCGGGTTGCGCCTGGGCGATGAGTTGTCGGTCGAGGACATTGTCGATGGCGTGGTCCTGCTCGATGAGCTTGCGGACGCCGACGTTGGGTCGGTGAGCGGGGATGACGGCGGGCTGGAGGATGGGGGTGAGGTCGAGACCGTCGGTTTTCCAGTGGTTGATGGCATCGTTGGCGTCGAGGAGGTCGACACGGCCGATGAGTTCATCCCAGGTGCGGATGCCGGCGGCGGCCATGTAGGCACGAGCTTCTTCGGCGACGAGGAAGAGGTAGTTGATGACGTGCTCGGGCTGGCCGGAGAACTTTTTGCGGAGCATCGGGTCCTGGGTGCAGACGCCGACGGGGCAGGTGTTGAGGTGGCACTTGCGCATCATGATGCAGCCGATGGCGATGAGAGGGACGGTGGAGAAGCCGTACTCTTCGGCGCCGAGGCACGCGGCGATGACGATATCGCGTCCGGTTTTCATCCCGCCATCGGTTTCGAGCCGGACTCGAGAGCGGAGGTCGTTGAGGACGAGGGTCTGGTGGGTTTCGGCAACACCGAGTTCCCAGGGGAGTCCGGCGTGCTTGATGGAGGTGAGGGGTGAGGCGCCGGTTCCGCCATCGTGTCCGGAGATGAGGATGTGGTCGGCGTGTGCTTTGGCGACGCCTGCGGCGACGGTGCCGACGCCGACCTCGGCGACGAGCTTGACGGAGATGTCGGCGGCGGGATTGGCGTTTTTGAGGTCGAAGATGAGTTGGGCGAGGTCTTCGATGGAGTAGATGTCGTGGTGGGGTGGCGGGGAGATGAGTCCGACGCCTGGGGTGGAGTAGCGGATCTTGGCGATGTAGTCGTTGACCTTGAAGCCGGGGAGTTGTCCGCCTTCGCCGGGCTTGGCGCCCTGGGCGACCTTGATCTGGATCACGTCAGCGTTGGTGAGGTAGAAGGAGGTGACGCCAAAGCGACCCGAGGCGACCTGCTTGATGGCGGAGCGCTTGGAGTCGCCATTGTTGAGGATGTTAAAGCGCGCGGGGTCTTCTCCGCCTTCGCCGGAGTTGGACATCCCGCCGATGCGGTTCATGGCGACGGCGAGGGTTTCGTGGGCTTCCTGCGAGAGGGCGCCGAGGGACATCGCACCGGTTCTGAAGCGTTTGACGATCTCGGCTGCGGGCTCAACCTGGTCGAGTGGGATGGAGCGGTCAGGGTTGGCTTTGACCTTGAGGAGACCGCGAAGGGTGCATCGGTAGCGGGCGTCTTCGTTGGTGAGTTTGGCGAACTGGTCGTAGTTCTCACGGGAGTTCTCGCGGGCGGCGCGTTGGATGGTGGCGATGGCGGTGGGGGCGAGGCTGTGGCGCTCGCCGGAGGGTCGCCAATGGTACTCGCCGGGGTTGGGGAGCTCTTCGGTCTGGTTTCCGATGGCGCGCTGGGGGAAGCCAAGTTCGTGGCGTCGGGCAGACTCTTCGGCGAGCACGGCGAAACCGACGCCCTGGAGTCGGCTGGCGGTGCCGGCGAAGCAGCGGGCGATGACTTCATCGCGAAGTCCGATGCACTCGAAGATCTGCGCGCCCTTGTAGCTAGCGAGGGTAGAGATACCCATCTTGGACATGACTTTGAGGATGCCCTTGCCTGCGGCCTTGATGTACTGGGCGACAAGGTCATCGATGCCGGCGTCGAGGTCGAGAAGGCCCTGGCGGTTCATCCACTGGAGTGACGAGAGGGCGAGGTAGGGGTTGATGGCATCGGCGCCGAAGCCGATGAGCACGCAGTGGTGGTGGACTTCGCGGGGCTCGCCGGATTCGACGACGAGGCCGATGCGGGTGCGCTGTTTCTGGCGGATCAGGTGCTGGTGGACGGCACCGGTGGCGAGCAGCGCGCTGAGGGGAATTCGATCTGCGGAGGTGTTGCGGTCGGAGAGGACGAGAAGCGGGATCTCATCGGCGACGGCTTGTCCGGCTTCGGCGCAGACGCGGTCGATGGCTTCGATCATGGCGGCGGACCCGCCTTCGCGTGCGTAAGTGATGTCGACGATGCGGCTGGTCCACCCGCGGTAGTTGAGCTTTTTGATGGCGGCCATCTGGCTGTTGCGCAGGATGGGCTGGCTCAGGTGCAGGCGATGAGCCTGCCTCTCGGTGGTGTCGAGAAGGTTGCGTTCGGGGCCGATGAAGCCGTCGAGCGACATGATGATCTCTTCGCGGATCGGGTCGATGGGCGGGTTGGTGACCTGAGCGAAGAGTTGTTTGAAGTAGTCGTAAATCAGTCGAGGCTTGTCGGAGAGGACGGCGAGGGCGGCGTCGTTGCCCATCGAGCCGACCGGCTCGGCGGCCTTCTGGACCATGGGTCCGAGGACAAAAGAGAGGTGTTCGGTGGTGTAGCCGAAGGCGCGGAGGAGTGGGATCAATGTGTCGGAAGGGACCTTGTCCCGCTGCTCTTTCGGCGGCAATGGGAGGTCGGCGAGTTCGATCTTCTGGTTCTGGAGCCACTGGCCGTAAGGGCGCTTAGAGGCGATCTGCCCCTTGATCTCGGCGTCATCGACGATCTGACCGCGATCAAAGTCGACGAGGAACATGCGACCGGGTTCGAGGCGTCCTTTGGACACGACCTGGTCTTCGGGGATGTCGAGCACGCCGACCTCGGAGGCCATGATCACGCGGTCATCGTTGGTGACGTAGTAGCGCGAGGGGCGGAGGCCGTTGCGGTCGAGGACGGCACCGATGTAGCGGCCATCGGTGAAAGAGATGGAGGCGGGGCCGTCCCACGGCTCCATGAGGTTGGCGTGGAACTCGTAGAAGGATCGCTTGGCCAGCGGCATCGACTCGTGGTTCTCCCACGCCTCGGGGATCATCATCATGATCGCCTCGGGCAGCGAGCGTCCGGCCATCAGCAGGAGCTCGAGAGCGCCGTCGAAAGTGCCGGAGTCGGAGAGGTCGGGATCGATGAGGTTGATGTGCTCATCGGTGAGCAGGTCATCGATGAGGCTGCCCTGCTGGGCGGTCATCGCCCCGGCACGGGCGTTAAGCCAGTTGGCGTTGCCACGAACGGTGTTGATCTCGCCGTTGTGGCTCATCCATCGGCAGGGCTGGGCGCGGTCCCAGGAGGGGAAGGTGTTGGTGGAGAACCGAGAGTGGACCATCGCGAGGTGGGAGACGTAGCGTTGGTCACGAAGATCGGGGAAGTAGAGGGGGACTTGCGGGGCGGTGAGTTGGCCTTTGTAGATGATCACGCGCGATGAGAGTGAGCAGACATAGAACATGTCGGACTGCTCGACGGCTTTCGCGGCGCGAATCAGGGCGGTGGCCTTCTTGCGGACGAAGAATAGCTCCTGCTCGAAGCGGGTTTCGTCGTCGGCGTCCTGGGCGGGGGCGACGAAGAGCTGCTCGATATAAGGCTCGGTCATGCGCGCAGAAGGGCCGATGTCTGCGGTGACGGGATCGGTCGGCAGGTGTCGCCAGCCCAGGAGGCGGAGCCCGCGCTGGCTGATGATATCGGCGACGATCGCTTTGGCTTGATCGCGGGCATCGGGGTTGGTGGGCAGGAAGACATTGCCTGCGGCGAAGGTGGTGTCGGGGAGAACGAAGTCGGTGACCTCGCGGAGAAGTCGGACGGGGAGTGCGGTCATGATGCCGGCGCCGTCGCCTGTGTTGACCTCGCACCCGCAGGCCCCGCGGTGGTCCATGCGGGTGAGCATGGTGAGAGCGTCGGCGACAATGTTGTGGGACTTTCGGCCTTTGATGTTGGCGATGAAGCCGACGCCACAGGCATCGTGCTCATTGGCCGGGTCATAGAGGCCGGTGGGGCCGGGCCGGAGGCTGTTGTGAGGTGCGATGGGGGTGGTCATGGTGTCGAGGCTCCGAGCGCGGCAACGGTCTTGCCGTTGGCGTGCTCACGCAGGTATTCGGCGAAGGCTCGGGCGGCGGGGGCTAGTCCGCCTGCGGGCCGCGCGCTCTGGCGATGGATGATCCCGATGGGTCGGGTGAGTTCGGGCGTGAGAGGGATGACACGGACGAGACCTGCGTCGGCTTCGCGGGCGACAGACTGGGCGGGGAGGATCGAGACCCCACCCGAGCTCATCACGGCGGACTTGAGGGTGTCGAGGTTGTCGAAGGTCTGGCTGGTGATGACGTGGACGCCATGGTCGCGTAGATAACCCCGGGTCTTGCGGGCGACGGGGAGGTGGTTGTCGAACATCACAAGGGGGACCTCGTCGAGGTCCGCGGGGGCGAGTTGAGTGGCGTTGGCGAGGGGATGGTGGGGGGCTACGACAACAGCCATCGGCTCTTCGCGTAGCGGGATGGCGGTGGTCTTGCGCCAGGAGTCGGGGTAGGAGACGATGCCGAAGTCCAGTTCGTGGTCGAGGACCATGCGGACGATGTCTTTGGGGTGCTGGTAGACGATCTGGATGGTGGATCGGGGGTGCTCGGCGAGATAGGCCTCGCGGAGCCTGCCGAGGAGGTCGATGCCTGCGGAATAGATGGCTCCGACGCGGATGGCGGCCTGTTCGCCTTCGCCGAGTTGGGCCACACGGCGTTCGAGAGCGTCGTAGCGGGAGAGAACATCCTCGACGCCAGCGAGGAACAGTACGCCAGCCCCGGTGAGTTCGAGGGGGCGGACGGAGCGGTTGAAGAGGGTGGTGCCCAGACGCTTCTCGAGCTGACCGACCCGCTGACTGACCGCGGACTGGGTCAGCCCGTGCAGTTCGGCGGCACGGGAGAAGCTGTGGCAGCGAGCCACGTCGTAGAACAGACGCAAGGACTGCATAGCCCCGTATTGTAGCATTAAAAAGAATGAATTAACATCAGAACAAATATAAGATTGTCTTATGGTGTAAGCCTTGTGGACTCTGGGGCGCGGGTGGTGAGGGGGAGTGGCGGCGGCCGATTGAGATGTAACCCCCTGAGCGAGACCGACTTGACAGACTCCCGACCGAGCGTGGTTCATGTGCTGCACCGGCTATACCGGGCGGGTGCGGAGCTGTTGGCGGCCGACCTGGCCAGGCGGCTGGGGGACGGGTACCGGTTTTCGTTTGTGTGTCTGGATGAGGTGGGCCCGCTCGGGGAGGAGCTGTTGGCCGAGGGATACGCGGTGCGCTGCCTAAATCGGCAGCCCGGCGTGGACCTGGGGACGGCTTGGCGGATGGCGCGGGTGCTGGATGAGCTGGGCGCGGACATGGTTCATGCGCATCAGTACACTCCGTTCTTCTACTCGGCGTCGGCACGGCTGGGCATGGGGACCCCGCCGATTGTGTTCACGGAGCACGGCCGGCATGTGCCGGATGTGCGCAAGCTCAAGCGGTTGATGGCGAACCAGGTTCTTCTGAAGCCGGGGGATCGAGTCACGGCGGTGGGGGCGTATGTGCGCGACGCGCTGGTGGCCAACGAGGGGATCGAGCACGAGCGGGTCGAGGTCATCCGGAATGGGATTGATGCGGCAGCCTTCGGTCAGCCAGTGCGGTCGAGGGGTGAGGTGCGGGCCGAGTTGGGTTTGGGCGAGATGACGCCTGTCGTGATTCAGGTCGCACGGTTTCATCCGGTGAAAGATCACGGGACGGCCTTGCGGGCACTGGCGAGGCTGCGGGAATCGATGCCTGAGGCGGTACTCCTGCTGGTGGGTGATGGCGAGGGGCGTGGCGAGCTTGAGGGTCTGGCGGAGGAGATGGGGCTTGACGAGAGCGTTCGCTTTCTGGGTGTGCGCGAGGAGATCGCTGATCTGCTGGGGGCCTCGGACGTGTTTCTGCTGACTTCGGTGTCGGAGGGGGTCTCTTTGACGCTGCTGGAGGCAAGTGCTGCGGGACTGCCGATCGTGGCGACGCGCGTTGGCGGCAATCCCGAGGTTGTGGCGCATGGCGTCACGGGTCTGCTGGCGGATGCGGCTGATTCCACGGCGCTGGCGTGCCGTCTAAGACAGTTGCTTGAGGATGATGGGCTTCGTCAGACGATGGGGGCAGCAGGGGCTGTGCGCATCAGGCGCTGGTTTGATCAAACCGAGATGCACGAGTCGTATCAAAGGGTCTACGATCAGGTGTTGTGTGTCCGGGGCGTGAGCCAGCGGGCGGCCTGATCTGAATCCAGGAGACCTCGTAATGTTTCGACCGTCAGTGTGGATCGCGGTGTTGGTGCTGATCGTCAGCGGATTCCTGATGATGACGCCGGGGCGCGCTGATTTAAGCGAGCTGCGGTCGGGGTGGAACGCTGATCCAATCTGGTACGACGGGCTGTGTGAGATCGCGACGTACAAGGCGACGCGAGTCATTTATGGTCAGCCACGCGACTACACCGCCCGGGTGTTTACGAACAAGGAGCAATACAGCCCGAAGACAACAACCAAGGCGTCGGGCGCTAGCGGGATCGAGGTGTTCAAGCATCACCGTCGGGATGAAGTGCCGACGGAGAACTACACCTACTACTTCTCGACGATGGCTTATCTCGATGCCGGCTCGCTGGGCCCGGTGAAGCTGGAGATGGCGTCACAGGAGGATTGCGGGGCGACGTTCAAGTCGCTGGTGGTCGAGGGCGGACGGATGCGGTATCTGCAATCCTCGTATTTCCCGGGTGAGGGCATTCGGGAGGGGGACGAGCGGATTGATCGCGGGGTGACGGTGTTTTTTGATGGCTTGACGCTCTCGCTGCGGTCGTTTCCGTTTGGGTCGGGCAAGGTATTGACGCTTGAGGTTGTTCCGCCTCAGATCGACACGCATCTCACGCAGGTGACGCCTGTGCGGGCGACGGTTCGGGATGTGGGCAAAGAGGTCGTGAGCCTGCCGATCGGGGATATCGAGGCGCATCATCTGGTTGTTGAGTTGGATCGGGCCATTGGCGGGGCGAAGCGTTTTGATTTCTGGTTCGCGGCGGAGGGTGCTTACGTCGAGGGAGAGGCGGGGCTGCACATGCTGGTGAAGCACGCCGGGCCGTGGGGCCAGACTCTGGAGCTTGAGGGCATCGAACGCCGGGCGTACTGGCTGCGCTGATCGGCTGTAGACTTCACGGGGTGCTGATGAATCGATCCCATACCGGTCTGAGAAGGATAGTGATCTGCCTGTTCGCGCTGGCGGGGTCTGCGGGGTCTGCGGGGGCTGCGCGGGCGAGTCTGGAGAGCGATGTCCAGGAACTGATTAACGCGGCGAGTCTGGGGCCGACAACGACCTCGATCTATGTGCGCGATCTGAGCAGCGAAGAGGAACTGGTGGAGATCAACGCCGACGCGCTGATGATCCCGGCGAGCAACATGAAGCTGGTGACGACAGCGGTGGCGTTGGATGTTCTGGGGCCGGGGTTCACCTACTTCACCGAACTGCGGAGCGTGCAGGCGGGGGATGGCCCGCCGGCGCTGTGGATCATCGGCAACGGTGATCCGACGTTCGGTGCCCCGGATGTGCTGAAGGCGCACGGGATCGAGATCGATCAGTTGCTGGGAACGTGGGTGGAGGAGGTCAGGGAAACCGGGCGCAGTGAGTGGGCGTCGGTCATGATTGATGACCGGGTATTTGATGATCGGTTCACCCACCCGAACTGGCCAGCTGACCAACTGAGCAACCATTGGTGTGCCGGGATCGCGGGGCTGAACTTCTACTCGAACTGCGTTGAGGTCATTCCCCAGCCAGCAGATGTCAGGGGGGCGGCCCCTTCGGTGCGGCTGTTCCCGCCTGCGGCGTTTTTTGAGACGACCAATCGTGCAACAACGGGTCGGACCGACTCATTCTGGGTCAGCCGTGACCTTGATCGTGATGTCCTGGTCTTCCGGGGCTCGGTGCGTCATCGGCGGAGCGTCGGGGTGCGCGTCGCGGTGCGCGATCCGGCGTACTACCTGGGTCAGCACGTCCGGCAGGCATTAGTCGAGGCGGGCACGGTGGTCGGCGAGGTCCGGCGGCCAGATGTCGGCTTCGATCCCGAGAACTACGAGGCGCTGCACAGGGTCGAGACGGCGTTGTCGGTCGTGCTCGAGCAAGCAAACCGGGATTCGGACAACCTCGCTTCCGAAGGGCTGTTCAAGGCGATCGGCTGGCAGACCACAGGCCAGCCGGGCTCGTGGGAGAACGGGGCTGCGGGGGTACGGCTCGCGCTGCGGAATCGGATGGGCCCGCGAGCTGCGGTGTTTCAGGTCGATGACGGGTCGGGCATGAGCCGAGAGAATCGGGTGACGGCCCGGCTGATGGTGGAGCTGCTGGATTCGATGTGGAACGCGCAAGACAAGCGCGAGGCGTACCTCACCACGCTGGCCGTCGGCGGGGAGACCGGGACGCTGGATGATCGGATGGATGATTCACCCCTGAACGACGTGGTCATCCGGGCCAAGTCGGGGTATCTCAACGGGGTCTCGGCGCTCTCGGGGTATCTAACGATTCCTGGGGCCGCGGCGGGAACGACGCGGACGCTTGCGTTTAGCATGTTATTCAACGGGTTTGAGCGGCCGGTAACTAACTCGCGCCTCAAGGAGGTGCAGGAGAGAGTCCTGGCCACCCTAGCCACGCGGATTCGGCGGGAGATCGCCAGCGAGGTATCTGCGGCACCACGTTGATCCAGTTTGAAATCTGGGCCGGATGTCCAGGCAGGGCCGGACGGTTAAGCTAAAACCGAGATGAGGCCAGGCTCTTGGCGTTGATCTTTGGGGTATCAAGAATAGGGTGATGTCGGTGAAGTTTGAGGATTACTACAAGGTGCTCGGGGTCAAGCGATCAGCGTCGCAGGAGGAGATCCAGAAGGCGTACCGCACGCTGGCGCGTAAGCATCACCCGGATGTCAACAAGGCGGCGGATGCAGCGGAGAGGTTTTCCCGGATCAGCGAGGCCTACGAGGTGCTCAAGGACCCGGAGAAGCGCAAGCAGTATGACCAACTCGGGGCCAACTGGAAGCACGGTCAGGATTTCCGCCCGCCGCCGGGCTATGAGGGATTCGGCGGTGGGCAACGAACAGGGTCAGCCCAGTTTCAGGGGGGATTTCACGACTTCTTCGAGGCCTTTCTCAATCAACAGACCGGCGGGCGCGGCGGGATGGGCGGAGGTATGGGGGGCGGAGGCTTCGAGGACCTGTTTAACCAGGCGGGCTTTGGAGGAACTGCAGGGCGCGCCCAGGCGCAGGCCCCGCGAGCACAAGAGCACGAGCTGACGATCTCGCTCGATGAGGCGTTCCGTGGCTCCACTCGGCAACTGACACTCAATGGTCCGGGCGGGAACAAGACGATCGACCTCAAGGTCCCGGCTGGCTCGGCAGACGGGAGCAAGATTCGGCTGCGCGAGGAGAACCTGATCCTGAAGATCAAGGTCGCCAGGCACCCCGACTTCGAGGTCGACGGGCGGAACCTGACCACGACCGTGCGCGTGCAGCCCTGGCAGGCCGTGCTCGGCGACAAGGTGGAAGTGCGCACGCTCGACGGCAGCGTGGATATGACGATTCCCGCAGGAGCATCATCGGGTCAGCGGCTGCGGCTGCGCGGCAAGGGACTGCCCAACGCCAGGGGCGAGCCGGGCGACCTGTTCGTCCGGGTCATGATCGATGTCGGCAAGGAGCTCTCCGAGGAAGAGCGGCGGCTTTACGAGAAGCTGCGCGAGCTGGATCGCTAGCGGCATCAAACTGATAGAACGATACCGGTCAGTCAGAGCTACATTAAAAACCCAACAATCGGGGGCACTGATTGAGGGTCTAGTGGTCCCACCAACTGCCATTGTGGCGGTCGCGGCCGCGGTCGCGATCTGTGTAAATCTATTTACTGAAGGCACTTAACCGGATTTATGGTCTGGCGCGCCACGTGCATAGTAGTGAGGTAATTCGTGAGGCTATCGATTGGAAGG
This Phycisphaeraceae bacterium DNA region includes the following protein-coding sequences:
- a CDS encoding LysR family transcriptional regulator, with amino-acid sequence MQSLRLFYDVARCHSFSRAAELHGLTQSAVSQRVGQLEKRLGTTLFNRSVRPLELTGAGVLFLAGVEDVLSRYDALERRVAQLGEGEQAAIRVGAIYSAGIDLLGRLREAYLAEHPRSTIQIVYQHPKDIVRMVLDHELDFGIVSYPDSWRKTTAIPLREEPMAVVVAPHHPLANATQLAPADLDEVPLVMFDNHLPVARKTRGYLRDHGVHVITSQTFDNLDTLKSAVMSSGGVSILPAQSVAREADAGLVRVIPLTPELTRPIGIIHRQSARPAGGLAPAARAFAEYLREHANGKTVAALGASTP
- the dacB gene encoding D-alanyl-D-alanine carboxypeptidase/D-alanyl-D-alanine-endopeptidase, with the protein product MNRSHTGLRRIVICLFALAGSAGSAGAARASLESDVQELINAASLGPTTTSIYVRDLSSEEELVEINADALMIPASNMKLVTTAVALDVLGPGFTYFTELRSVQAGDGPPALWIIGNGDPTFGAPDVLKAHGIEIDQLLGTWVEEVRETGRSEWASVMIDDRVFDDRFTHPNWPADQLSNHWCAGIAGLNFYSNCVEVIPQPADVRGAAPSVRLFPPAAFFETTNRATTGRTDSFWVSRDLDRDVLVFRGSVRHRRSVGVRVAVRDPAYYLGQHVRQALVEAGTVVGEVRRPDVGFDPENYEALHRVETALSVVLEQANRDSDNLASEGLFKAIGWQTTGQPGSWENGAAGVRLALRNRMGPRAAVFQVDDGSGMSRENRVTARLMVELLDSMWNAQDKREAYLTTLAVGGETGTLDDRMDDSPLNDVVIRAKSGYLNGVSALSGYLTIPGAAAGTTRTLAFSMLFNGFERPVTNSRLKEVQERVLATLATRIRREIASEVSAAPR
- a CDS encoding DnaJ C-terminal domain-containing protein; its protein translation is MSVKFEDYYKVLGVKRSASQEEIQKAYRTLARKHHPDVNKAADAAERFSRISEAYEVLKDPEKRKQYDQLGANWKHGQDFRPPPGYEGFGGGQRTGSAQFQGGFHDFFEAFLNQQTGGRGGMGGGMGGGGFEDLFNQAGFGGTAGRAQAQAPRAQEHELTISLDEAFRGSTRQLTLNGPGGNKTIDLKVPAGSADGSKIRLREENLILKIKVARHPDFEVDGRNLTTTVRVQPWQAVLGDKVEVRTLDGSVDMTIPAGASSGQRLRLRGKGLPNARGEPGDLFVRVMIDVGKELSEEERRLYEKLRELDR
- the pelF gene encoding GT4 family glycosyltransferase PelF — encoded protein: MTDSRPSVVHVLHRLYRAGAELLAADLARRLGDGYRFSFVCLDEVGPLGEELLAEGYAVRCLNRQPGVDLGTAWRMARVLDELGADMVHAHQYTPFFYSASARLGMGTPPIVFTEHGRHVPDVRKLKRLMANQVLLKPGDRVTAVGAYVRDALVANEGIEHERVEVIRNGIDAAAFGQPVRSRGEVRAELGLGEMTPVVIQVARFHPVKDHGTALRALARLRESMPEAVLLLVGDGEGRGELEGLAEEMGLDESVRFLGVREEIADLLGASDVFLLTSVSEGVSLTLLEASAAGLPIVATRVGGNPEVVAHGVTGLLADAADSTALACRLRQLLEDDGLRQTMGAAGAVRIRRWFDQTEMHESYQRVYDQVLCVRGVSQRAA
- the gltB gene encoding glutamate synthase large subunit, yielding MTTPIAPHNSLRPGPTGLYDPANEHDACGVGFIANIKGRKSHNIVADALTMLTRMDHRGACGCEVNTGDGAGIMTALPVRLLREVTDFVLPDTTFAAGNVFLPTNPDARDQAKAIVADIISQRGLRLLGWRHLPTDPVTADIGPSARMTEPYIEQLFVAPAQDADDETRFEQELFFVRKKATALIRAAKAVEQSDMFYVCSLSSRVIIYKGQLTAPQVPLYFPDLRDQRYVSHLAMVHSRFSTNTFPSWDRAQPCRWMSHNGEINTVRGNANWLNARAGAMTAQQGSLIDDLLTDEHINLIDPDLSDSGTFDGALELLLMAGRSLPEAIMMMIPEAWENHESMPLAKRSFYEFHANLMEPWDGPASISFTDGRYIGAVLDRNGLRPSRYYVTNDDRVIMASEVGVLDIPEDQVVSKGRLEPGRMFLVDFDRGQIVDDAEIKGQIASKRPYGQWLQNQKIELADLPLPPKEQRDKVPSDTLIPLLRAFGYTTEHLSFVLGPMVQKAAEPVGSMGNDAALAVLSDKPRLIYDYFKQLFAQVTNPPIDPIREEIIMSLDGFIGPERNLLDTTERQAHRLHLSQPILRNSQMAAIKKLNYRGWTSRIVDITYAREGGSAAMIEAIDRVCAEAGQAVADEIPLLVLSDRNTSADRIPLSALLATGAVHQHLIRQKQRTRIGLVVESGEPREVHHHCVLIGFGADAINPYLALSSLQWMNRQGLLDLDAGIDDLVAQYIKAAGKGILKVMSKMGISTLASYKGAQIFECIGLRDEVIARCFAGTASRLQGVGFAVLAEESARRHELGFPQRAIGNQTEELPNPGEYHWRPSGERHSLAPTAIATIQRAARENSRENYDQFAKLTNEDARYRCTLRGLLKVKANPDRSIPLDQVEPAAEIVKRFRTGAMSLGALSQEAHETLAVAMNRIGGMSNSGEGGEDPARFNILNNGDSKRSAIKQVASGRFGVTSFYLTNADVIQIKVAQGAKPGEGGQLPGFKVNDYIAKIRYSTPGVGLISPPPHHDIYSIEDLAQLIFDLKNANPAADISVKLVAEVGVGTVAAGVAKAHADHILISGHDGGTGASPLTSIKHAGLPWELGVAETHQTLVLNDLRSRVRLETDGGMKTGRDIVIAACLGAEEYGFSTVPLIAIGCIMMRKCHLNTCPVGVCTQDPMLRKKFSGQPEHVINYLFLVAEEARAYMAAAGIRTWDELIGRVDLLDANDAINHWKTDGLDLTPILQPAVIPAHRPNVGVRKLIEQDHAIDNVLDRQLIAQAQPALINREPVETHLPVRNTDRAVGTMLSHEVSKAHGEIGLPDDTIRINLQGHAGQSLGAFLARGVTIRLLGDANDYVGKGLSGGKIIITPGEDATFEPEHNIIAGNVCLYGATGGEVYLRGVVAERFAVRNSGARAVVEGVGDHGCEYMTDGRVVILGRTGRNFAAGMSGGIAYVWDRDADFLQHCNLGMVELEKLEELEDIVEVKQLIRNHIDHTGSTVAQRVLDDFDRLAPQFIKVMPIDYRRVLLARKAQARAQQEATGLG